From the Trifolium pratense cultivar HEN17-A07 linkage group LG4, ARS_RC_1.1, whole genome shotgun sequence genome, the window TTGTTCTTCAAATTCTTTTGCAGCTGAAACACCAGAACCGAAAGCAAATGTTAGAATAATGCACAAGATATATATACCGGTTGAAAGTGAGAGAAAGAAGAATGATAAGGGAGCGAAAGTATTTAAAGTCTTGTGTGCAATCTAAGCAACCAAACCAGCATCACcagattttgataattttttcttaGAATTTTGCATATTTCTTAACCATGAATTGTTAATAGAAAAACAAGAATTACCAATATTCGTTGATTTTCATCACATTTAAGGAACCATAGCTAAATTAGTATGTTTTGTAGTAGAAAAAACCAGCTTAACTAGAACTGTAGTTCAaccaattatatttttgaatttcaTATATTATAACACACTAGTATGTAGCACTAACACGTTGAATTGAATGTGTCCAGTGTCTAACACATGTCAATAGTGTTAAACACCAACACGACACCAAGTCACCAACATATGTGGTTATATTAAATCCCttgtaattttcaaaattattattgatatcTACGTTTGTTAAGATAGTTAGAGTTTGTTGgtgttagttaattagttagaAATTAGTTATAGTTGGTTACTCAATTAGTTAGTTAATTGAGTCCTATAAATAGAACACTAATGTACACATTTTACCATCTTTTATCAATCAAATATGAACTCTAATGAACTTTTACCTCATGAGCATGACTATGCTCTCTTTCTATCCTATGTGTATGATCTATGGCACTATGATCCTATGATtcttgacatggtatcagagcgataCCCTAGAGATGAGGATGCCTACGCTTCCGTTGAAGATTCCGCTGCTTATTCTAATTCAGCCATTGCTGAAGATGAAGATCTTTCTCATGATGAAGACACGGCGATTTCTGCACCAGAGGTTCATTCTTCAAGCCTCTGCAATCACATTCATTTCGGCAATTTCGGGAATTCAAATCTTAGTACCATTCAATTTCCTTTGATCACTCCAATCAAGCCAACAATTGATGGTTTCACCATCAAGATTGGCGAGATAACATGTATTCTTGTGGATTCATGTTGCAGCATTGTCGAGGAATCTGCGTTCCAGGAATCTGAGTTTGCCGCTTCGGAAGAACACATGAAATCGAAGAATCTTGATTCTGCATCATCATCTTTGTTAACAACTTCAGAGATCACCATCAAGCCTTTAGTTGAAGGAGGAGGATCTGTCAAAATCAGAGAACTCGATTGTTTTCTTTCGGTCTATGAAACTGAATCGGCGTGCAAAGGGAAAACGCAAGATCTGGACATTCAACATCTCATTTCTGCGCTCAAAATTCACCATTCCGAAGCAATCATGAAATTGAAGGAACCTTTTCCAGAATCAACGCATATAATGTATGATCCTCGCCGCGATAAATATTGGTTTGATTAATCCCCAACAATAAATACAGCATCGCCGTTCTCGCTGTCGAAACTGTCTTTGATCCCGGCGGAGCAACATTTGTGATTCTTGGTTACGTGATCTGCAGAGTCctttgcaaaactttgtttcgTCTCCGGTGGATGCCTTGGGATAGAGGGAGGAAGACGTTTGATCCCGGCGGAACTCTCATGTACATCGATATCACCGTGCTCCACCGTGTACACGCATTTCACTTTTCTGTTTCAATTGCTGCTTCTTCAAGTTTGGTTCATGTAGATAAAGATGTTTCTGCTAAGGCTTCTGAATTGTTCACAAGAGATGATAGTTATGAGCAAGAGTAAGTCCAAGTCCCCATTCTATCCTAACGGGTCGACAGGCTGATAAATTGAGTTTGATTAAACTTGCTAGCATAATTGAGGTTTCTGCAAAGAAGGGAACTCGTGATCTAAAGCTGCAGGGCAAGTTGATTGGCTACCTGATTCGTTGGGAAAGTTATCTAGTTTGGTCACTCTTGGTTTATCAGAGAATAGGATTTTTGGCTATACCTTCCACAATTGGAGGACTTTCATCATTGACCAAATTGGACTTGCATTCCAATAGGATCAGAGATTCCTGATTCTGTTGGAAATCTCTTGAGCTTTTTTTTGAAGCATGAATCTCTTGAGTCTTAGTGTTATAGCTTGTAGTATTTTACTGTCATTTTGTACCATACAATGCTTGCActatattctttctatttttcaggTTGTAATTTGCACATGATAAATGTTGAGAATAAttgtaattcaaactcaaattggtaAGTTAATATGATTCTATTCTTGACAACGTTAGTGTCGTGTCTAGTATATATGTTTCTCTATGTGGTTTACAAGTTAATATGTAATGTATTTTAGGTAAACAAGCACTGCACATGTTTCATTTAATAAGAGAATTTTCTAAAACATCCCACATGTGACATAAAAGGCACAAATCTAGGGAAAAGGAAAGTCACCTTTTGAGTTGGGAAGGACCAAAACAACCTGCATGGTAACATTGTTTGGAGGAAGATGCAAACGAAGTGGGTAAAGTTTTCCATTCAAAGGACTTCGACTACACACAATAACTCCATCAAGTCCCGTCTCTTCCGAAAACTTACGAGTCAACTGCTCAACATCATTCCCATTGAAGACCAAGGAATAGCCCTGCACGTTCTCATCATCCACATCTCCATTATCCTCAGCAACATGGTAGTATATAGTTCTCCCCTCCATCTTCGGCGGCGAACCAACACTATCTGTTGACTGCAAAATCATCACAAACCAATGTCATTAAACAATCATACTagtccacaacaaacaacaatcaGTCAATGCAGCCAGTTTCATTTTCTTGATAACTATACGAGTCATTTTCGATCAATTTAAAGTAACTTTAGAAAGCAAGTAGTCAGTCAATTCAAAGACATCAAGTCAATCATATATGATCCTCGGCTGTCTCTGCAGCTCTAGCCGCATTTCAGCCATCGGATTAATTTAACAACTGAGACAATATACAACTCCCAATCATAAGATTTATCCGATTAAAAAAGTGTGATTGGAGAGTTGCAAAAGCAATAGACGGATTCAGCTCctctaaaatgaaaaattcacGTTAGAAAGTACAGTGTCTATTATGGACCATTGATTAACTAACCAAATGTGGATGGATATTGCAAATATATCTTAACAAATCATGAGTTTGATGAAATAACAACCATTAATTTTCTCATTTTACACTTTACTCGCTTTAAAAGAGTAAAATTGGCAGTagtagagaatccaaatccctcaacaatcaaaatcatgttcAAAGTCGTAATCCTAAATGAGTATTTTGACTCAAATTGAATTGTACTAGTTATCAAGTGAAGTCAAAATTTGAAAGTGAAATCAGTCCTCGAGTCAAATATTTAAGGGTCTAAGGCTCTGTTTGATAATGCCAAAtattgagcttatagcttataagctctgATTGGTaacacttttttaaaaagagcttatagcttattttactagcttatagcttatttttcaaatgctatttcaagtagcttttgagcttataacttattatcatattttctttcaattttacccctatcatcttacttgaataaattaaatataaattaaacatattttttttatgtcatttcatagtTCAACCCCTAATTTTACcgaacactacaaattcaatcagctagcttataagctatccgCTATAAGCTCATCCACTATAAGCTAATctgctataagctagcttatcaactatccgctattttttaccaagtAGAGCCTAATTAGATCTAAATAAACAACACattcaaaaacaaatttaaataaaataaaatataaaaaaaaaatgaaaatttgactCAAAattgatagatagatagatataccTCTTGTCTAGCAAAGCGATCAGATTTGAAAGAAGTAGAAGATCCAAAATCAAGAGAATCAGAATGAGGAataggaggaggaggaggatttCCAACATGAATCTCAAGAACATCAACATCCCAAAGAATCCAATCCTGAGTGGAACTTCTATGAGGAATATCATGAGTAACAGAATTTCTCCAAGGTGGTAATCCACCATTAGCTCTAAGAAAATTACCATATCTAGTTTTCAGCTTAACCTGAGCACCATCTCTAACAGGCTCCCATTCAACAGACGAATCAAGTCTCCTTGGCAAAGTTTGAACGACTTTTCGACCAGTGACGCCGAGAAGTAAAGGCTGATTTGATGCTGTTAAGTATTTTCCGTAACAACTTTTAAGACGGATGATGTTATCGTATTCAGGGATGTGTTCGACTGTCCATTTAGCGTTTTTTGATGATCCGTTTCTGTCTTGGTTGATTGATTCTTCGTCTTCTTCTGCGTGTAGATACTTGTCGTGGTGGCTTCTCAGTCTAACTGCTTTTGCTCTTTGGAAAAGTTCCATTGATGAATCACCTGAAGCTGTTGACTTCTTGTTCCAACTTTTCTGCACAGTTCAGATTTCTGATTTCTTTATGGTGAAAGTGATgagattaattttgattttggattGAGGTTAGTTAGTAAATGTTTGGATTCAACAAAGAGACTGGGTGggtaattttgattttgattttgattggtGTGTGTTCGGAAACATAGATGAATTGAAGTGACTTTGTCTTTTGATGATGTTTCGAGTTTTTAtgtaagaaaagaaagaagaagaaaaaaaggtttgaccacttttttttttattataaataaataaaaaacgaaaTCATTTTCATTGTGATTTTATAGAATtcataaatataaaagtaacTTATTAATTAAGctattatgaaaattaaattaaagaaaaaaagataataGGCTGACAATAACCCGAGCCAACTCGTAAATAGTTCAAAGCTCGATTTGATAATTGACTCGTGAACTTATTCATCAATCAAATGAGCTGAACTTGAGTTAAAAATTAAGTTCGTTAAATAAATGAGTTAAACATAAACTATATATAGTTCGAATCGTTTGACTCAATGAACTTTCCGGTTCCCATGTACGGATATTACCCACTCTACCTTGGCCAGAAAACAAGTTTACTCCTTTAAACTCTCTCTTTCTCAAAATTCTTTTCATTATACACTTGAGatgacttttattttaatttaatatttgttatttcttttaaaaaaatagtttaaacgattaaagatcaaattttgaaattttgacaaACAAATTGACTTTAAAATCAAGTAATTTAACTTAACGAGTTGAACCTATAATTTTTCACATAGCATTTAAAccatgaatttaatttatatgcaccgtcagtgtaaagttattttacacatacatctaatAATATACctacacatcatgtatgatatttaaaaacaaatgatgtaccacattcattaaataatgtgacaACGCATCATTGGAtgaatgtgtaaaaaaaatttacactgaCATTGCTTAACAATTAAACTTTTAAACCATAccacttttttaatttataatttatatgcatCGAGCGtaaattttacaccgtcaataaatcataattatatttatcttaaatttcataaaataaaaaaaaattgtgattggTTGATAGTGCACCAAAAAATGTTATTAATggtaaaatagaaaataaaaaaaaaccccaAACAATGTAATACTACTAATAAACATGATTAAAACGCACCTGCAATTTAGAATTGTGGCGAGTCTTTGACAAAGACCAAGTCTTGTTGATAGAAGTAGTAGAAACCGATTGAGAATCATGAATATCTTCACAAGAATCAAACGAAGAATTTGAAGCAAAACTAGTTTGATTGAACAATTCATTATTCTGATTATTATGCAATGATAACTCCACAAACTCGACACCCCAAAGAATCCAATTATATGTAGCAGAGCTAGGATCATCATGTGTAACAGAATTTCTCCACGGTGGTGTTCCACCATTACCTCTCAAAAACTTCCCACACCAACTCTTCAATTTCACGCTGCTCATTCCTTCTTTTATTGGTTCCCATTCATATTTCCAGCTTAAACCTGCGTCGTAATCAGCTTGAACCACTTTATTTCCGGTCATGCCGAGGAGGAAAGGTGTGTCTGTTGCGGTTAAGTAACGGCCGTGGTGTGATCTCAGACGTACGaggtttggttttgttttgtcgATTTCGATTAACCATagtgatttttttgttgttccGTTTCGGCTTTGTCGGAGGTTAGTGTTTTCTTCGTCTGCTACTAGATACTTTCCTAAATGGCTTCGTAGCTTTATGGCCTTTGATTTGTTGAAATACTCCAtttttgttgtgttgtgttgtgttgtagtgatttgttgtaaatattaataatatttggtGAATGGTGGTGGTACTAATGATTGTAATATTGAATGTATTATTGTgggataataataaattaaatttggtGTGGGCAAAAGGATATTGGCCTCGAAACTGTCTGGAAAATAAGTGGTTGTTTCTGTCTTGGACTTTTTGATCTTTGACTAGTATTTGTGTTGTACCGGTCAAAAGTCAATGGTGATGGTTTTTTGCGTCTTTATGCACATACCATAGATGGAAAATTCCCAAGTTGTCATTAAGGAATAAGTTGGATGAAGAATATTTTGCATAATAGCAGTAGTactatagaagttttatcttgaaatttgtgcatCTATAATCTTGACAACAAGTTACGAAAATTTGCTAATGTAGAATTGCGAAAATAGTGGGTAGTGTTTGTTCCAGAATTTGGTTGTTTTTTTCGTTGCTGAGGTGGAGGAAAAATTCTCTGACACTGTCAGAGACTCTGCTGCCGTCCAAATTCTAATTCAGGTTAGTGTTTAACCGGGAAAGGTAAGTTGATCGTTGTCGTATGTGCGTTTTTGGTGGGCGGGAGGCTTCGATTTTTCACTTCAATTATTGATGAGTTCAATTATTTTCTCCACGAGATTTTTCGTGAGGTTTTTGAATTTCAAACCTGGCCATTGTTTGGGTATAAATATTGGATTTGTGTAGACTACATTGTATCAAAATCTCAATCTCACCTCAAATATACTCTGGTTTTGTGGAGAGAATGGTTGAAATGGCCAAAGTTTGTAAGAAGTTTGACAGTGTCGCTGGTGGGTGTTCGAGTCAAGGTGGGTGTTCTTCGTCTCTGGAAGGTCTCTTCGTTCCACAATCCTTCTGAAACCAATTCCATTGAGATGGTTTTGGTTGATGAAAAGGTTAGTGCTAGTGCTTCTATGTGTTTCCTAATTTACTGCCTCAAGAACTCAATTGATAAGTTGTAATCTACGTTTTATTAATTACtgttattttttaacaataggGTGGAAAGATTCATGCTTCTATTAGGAAGCAGTTATTTACATGTTTGAGTCTAAAATTGAAGAAGGACAAGTGTATCAGGTGTCATTCTTTTTTGTTGTTCCTGTGCTCATTTCGTTGGAAAATCAAAGGTTTGTTTCATGTTTTTTAGTTTTCCAATTAATGGCAATGAATTTGTACTTGAGTTTTTTGCGATACTTTTTATTCCATAGGCTGCCACTGATGATGGGTCATACCCTGCTGAGTTTGAGGCACTGGTTGGTAAAAAGatgttatttatatgaataATGATATTTATATGAATGAAAAGGGAAAGTAACGATTTCTCTTATCAAGTCAAAAGTAGCGGTGTCGTTTCTGCGTACAAACCCTCGAGTGTACATCTCAGTGAAGCACGGCCAACTTCGTTCATCGGCTTCTTCAAAGAACAGGTTTGTTTGTATCTTTTTACATTTTAGTACTAGTTCGATGTTTCAATGTGCGTTTAGAATCGCAGTTGCAGGCAGTTTGTTTATGGGTTTACTTTGTTGCATGTTTCCATCgctttgccttgaaaacgtttAACAATCTGATTTCCTAACAATCATTTCTTGCTGCAGTAGTTTAACAAAGCCCTAATTCCAAAATCAGAAACTGTCCAATTCCAATTCATCAATTGGCTTCATCTTCAAGGAGGTATTTTTAGCActatatttaattctttttaagTAATTGCATGTACCAGTATCTACTTCAATTGGAAATTGTTGAATTGTGTGGTTTGCTATTATTTATGTTTCATCCAACCTTAGTCTCAGGAAAATGCAAATAACTCATTTGGACATTTATGTCTATTTTTAGTGTTTATATTCTTGATCCTGAGTACTTTTCTTTCTTACTTAATATTCTCAGATGCAATTGTTTCCTTTAAACCAGTTGAATAATTCCCAAATACTGTGTATATTTCGGCCAATTGATCTTTATCTGATATTTTTATAGGTTCACAAGAAGGTATGacagttatttttttattcaaccatatttcaattgtatcaaaatagCACATGagttaattctattaaaatatGTCTATAGATTTCATTAATATCATTCGTGTAGACATATTTCTATatgtttgatatatataatgtgataaGTCATATTTGAATTGTAACTTAGGCTAAGTTTATATCTATATGATTATAGGATAAAATCGAAATTTGTCCGAAATTTAGAGTTGATTGGAGCGGTGAGTTAGAGAATCACCCTATGGATACTTGCTACATCCAAGTGGAAATATGGCTATGCTTCAATTACACTTGGATGGAAGTAACTGTTACATGACATCCGGAAAGGTGGCATCAgttttatatggttttaaagaACCAATTCAAGTCATGGTTAACTATGATTTCAGTGACAATGACAActgttttaaatttaaaaatatcaaagaaaaagTTGTTGTTGATCTCTCAAGTGATAATGAAGATGAAGACATGATTGATCTTTCATCTGAGCAAGTAGAGGATGAATCAGTTAATGCTGCTGTGGGTGATGTATCTCACGATGATACATATATCCTACATCAATTTGAAAGTGATTGTGTGTTTGGTTGGGAAATGATAGTAAGCGAAGCTTATGCAAGTGATTCAAAACAATAAGTTTTGGTTAGTTCCCTAAATTTTCTTTCTTGCGTTTGTtctattttaaaacattgtttaATTTTGTCATGGGTATAATATGCTAGCACGTTCCGCCACGTATGGCTGCGGGTGTACTCAGAGGCCGGGAGAGTATTGTCATTAGAACTCAACACAAATTGGATGGAACCAAATGTTCTATCCAGACTTACCATAGGAAGGGGAAGGCAGGAAAGATTGAGATGTATTTGACCGAAGGTTGTATGAActaattctgtttttttttaaataaaaaaagagcaACCGTGTCAAAACACACTAGTTTAACACATTAAAAGCATAAACAATTACTATCTTTCTAGCATTAACTTTAtctttaattaccttttttagtatgcttaacaaatgtccggggcactgtttagcatgacccttttaaaattaggagttttttttttaaaaaaacgaaaaaattgGGAGAATTAAAAGTGATCTTATGGTTTCGATAAAGCCAACTTCTGAACTGATTTCCGTACGCTAAAAATTGGGAGAATTAGATTTGACTTTTGCCTTTTAGAATTGACTTTTGTTGCGCGTCCCTCATGTCCTTCAGATGCATATTTCTACTATCAAAAGTAGGTTTCTAATCTACTGTCCTCTACACTTGAACATATGTTAGAGTACCCAACTGTTTTCTTATACATTGTTATCATTAAAACCTCAAAGGTATTGTCATAAAATCCATTTTGGTTTAACAAGGTTAAGCTCTTAATATGCAAAAATCTGAATTCTTCTGTAGTAGAAATGTCATATATGAGGTGTGTGATTCTATTGCAAATACCTAAGGTGTGCGACAAGAATTTCGCACAAGTAAGTACCTAGGCTTACCTTCAATGATAAGTAGAAGTAGGAAACCCCTTTAAGTTCATTAAGGATAGGAAAAAAAGTAAATTCTTGGAGTAGTAGGCTCCTTTCTCAAGCTGATAGAGAGGTTATGATTAGATCGGTACTTCAATCTATTTTGTCCTATGTGACGAGTATTTTCTTGATACCTAGCTTGCTTAATTTTTCAG encodes:
- the LOC123882168 gene encoding uncharacterized protein LOC123882168 encodes the protein MEYFNKSKAIKLRSHLGKYLVADEENTNLRQSRNGTTKKSLWLIEIDKTKPNLVRLRSHHGRYLTATDTPFLLGMTGNKVVQADYDAGLSWKYEWEPIKEGMSSVKLKSWCGKFLRGNGGTPPWRNSVTHDDPSSATYNWILWGVEFVELSLHNNQNNELFNQTSFASNSSFDSCEDIHDSQSVSTTSINKTWSLSKTRHNSKLQKSWNKKSTASGDSSMELFQRAKAVRLRSHHDKYLHAEEDEESINQDRNGSSKNAKWTVEHIPEYDNIIRLKSCYGKYLTASNQPLLLGVTGRKVVQTLPRRLDSSVEWEPVRDGAQVKLKTRYGNFLRANGGLPPWRNSVTHDIPHRSSTQDWILWDVDVLEIHVGNPPPPPIPHSDSLDFGSSTSFKSDRFARQESTDSVGSPPKMEGRTIYYHVAEDNGDVDDENVQGYSLVFNGNDVEQLTRKFSEETGLDGVIVCSRSPLNGKLYPLRLHLPPNNVTMQVVLVLPNSKAAKEFEEQGLL